A DNA window from Methanobacteriaceae archaeon contains the following coding sequences:
- a CDS encoding PDGLE domain-containing protein: MSTANRNLLIGGLAIALIIAIIAPFLASSNPDGLESTAESLEVPESEPVMQSPLPDYAIPGMEENPLGGVIALVVGTILVLLVALGLAKVLAKKNGNEKE; this comes from the coding sequence ATGAGCACCGCAAATCGTAACCTATTAATAGGTGGTCTAGCTATCGCCCTGATCATCGCCATTATAGCTCCTTTCCTGGCCTCAAGCAACCCAGACGGACTGGAAAGTACAGCAGAAAGTCTGGAAGTTCCAGAATCTGAACCAGTAATGCAATCCCCCCTACCAGACTACGCCATACCTGGAATGGAGGAGAATCCACTGGGTGGAGTTATTGCTTTAGTGGTTGGTACTATACTGGTACTCTTAGTGGCGCTGGGACTGGCTAAAGTTCTTGCCAAAAAGAATGGAAATGAAAAGGAATAA
- the cbiM gene encoding cobalt transporter CbiM codes for MHIPDGFLGWTWPIYWIIAIIAIGYSLKWARENLDERNVPLLAVLAAGIFAIQALNIPIPWGTSGHMVGAALIAILFVSPWAAVLVLSIVLILQGLIFGDGGMTALGANIVNMGVIGGFVGFYAYKALKGIGRIPAIFIAAWASIFLAAIACAIEMAIAGTFPLVEGLIFMGLYHAVIGCIEGVITVVVILGIDSVRPDLVPAWVSGKKQEVVE; via the coding sequence ATGCATATACCAGATGGTTTTTTAGGTTGGACCTGGCCAATTTACTGGATCATTGCCATTATAGCTATTGGATATTCACTGAAATGGGCTAGGGAAAACCTGGATGAAAGAAACGTACCGCTTTTGGCTGTTTTAGCTGCAGGTATATTTGCCATACAAGCACTGAACATACCCATACCATGGGGAACCAGTGGACACATGGTTGGTGCAGCATTGATAGCGATTTTATTCGTCAGCCCCTGGGCAGCAGTGCTGGTTTTATCCATAGTACTCATACTGCAAGGGTTAATATTCGGAGACGGTGGAATGACTGCTCTCGGAGCAAACATCGTTAATATGGGAGTTATAGGTGGTTTTGTAGGATTCTATGCTTACAAGGCACTGAAAGGAATTGGAAGGATACCGGCAATTTTCATTGCGGCATGGGCTTCAATATTCCTGGCGGCAATTGCATGTGCCATTGAAATGGCTATAGCAGGTACATTCCCCCTGGTTGAAGGACTGATCTTCATGGGACTTTATCATGCTGTGATAGGATGTATTGAAGGTGTTATCACCGTAGTGGTAATTCTGGGTATTGACAGTGTAAGGCCGGATCTGGTACCAGCATGGGTAAGTGGCAAAAAACAGGAGGTGGTAGAATGA
- a CDS encoding energy-coupling factor ABC transporter permease, translated as MHIPDGFIPLWQCAIYTILMFLAWAFTIKWVVECLIKLEKEKTNIRKIFTYLIFVVFALPLFVFFIEAVNIPVPFGTSIQLLGAALVAIILRSPWGAVLVMTPVLIVQGLIFGDGGLTTLGANLINIGVIGGFTGFYVYKFAKPLGKTPRVVIGGFLAGLVSLVVVAAAVALEMWMAGTFPLVEGIISMTMTAAVLGIFEGIMTMTGCIVGMFLRSKNKIINKNNL; from the coding sequence GTGCATATTCCTGATGGTTTTATACCCCTGTGGCAGTGCGCAATATACACAATTTTGATGTTTTTAGCCTGGGCTTTCACCATCAAATGGGTTGTTGAATGCTTAATTAAGCTTGAAAAAGAAAAAACGAACATTAGGAAGATTTTCACCTATCTAATCTTTGTAGTTTTTGCCTTACCATTATTTGTTTTTTTCATAGAAGCAGTTAACATCCCTGTTCCCTTTGGAACCAGCATTCAACTCCTTGGAGCTGCCCTGGTAGCCATAATACTTCGAAGCCCCTGGGGAGCAGTCCTGGTTATGACACCAGTGTTAATAGTACAGGGTTTGATATTTGGAGATGGAGGTTTAACAACTTTAGGGGCAAATCTTATTAATATAGGAGTCATAGGTGGTTTTACAGGTTTCTACGTCTACAAATTCGCCAAACCTTTAGGTAAGACTCCAAGGGTGGTGATTGGTGGCTTTTTGGCAGGATTAGTATCTTTAGTTGTAGTGGCCGCAGCAGTTGCCCTGGAGATGTGGATGGCAGGTACCTTTCCACTGGTAGAAGGAATTATTTCCATGACCATGACTGCAGCAGTACTTGGTATATTTGAAGGGATCATGACCATGACCGGATGTATTGTTGGAATGTTTTTAAGATCTAAGAACAAAATTATTAATAAAAATAATTTATGA
- a CDS encoding SAM-dependent methyltransferase, whose translation MKCSFSKDKIWFLGRSYQEYMSMFNLTPEFLENKTILDCAAGASSFTPSLGKQGYDIIAIDPLYGMDHQRVRERTIDDFNTLIQAHSRMDHKVDWGFFQNSKKMVEERMLACREFIDDYEKYQGLRYVEGKLPNLPFKDEQFSLTLCSHLLFLYDDRLDYQFHLDSVGEMLRVTMGEVRIYPLVNLEGNGKRSEFVDMIKEDIAHSGKVYIEKVDYRFRKGGNEMMRIINL comes from the coding sequence ATGAAGTGCTCATTTTCCAAGGATAAGATATGGTTCCTGGGTCGTAGTTACCAGGAATACATGTCTATGTTCAATTTAACTCCTGAATTTCTTGAAAATAAAACAATTCTGGATTGTGCTGCCGGGGCAAGTTCTTTCACCCCATCCCTGGGAAAGCAGGGATATGACATAATTGCCATTGATCCCCTTTATGGGATGGACCACCAGAGAGTTAGAGAAAGAACCATTGATGATTTTAACACTCTGATCCAGGCCCACAGTAGAATGGATCACAAAGTGGATTGGGGTTTCTTTCAAAACTCCAAGAAAATGGTTGAAGAGAGAATGCTGGCTTGCAGGGAGTTTATTGATGATTATGAAAAATACCAGGGTTTAAGGTATGTGGAGGGTAAACTGCCCAATCTTCCCTTTAAAGATGAGCAGTTTTCACTCACTTTATGCTCCCATCTGCTATTTCTATATGATGATCGTCTGGATTACCAGTTTCACCTTGATTCTGTTGGTGAAATGCTGCGGGTGACCATGGGAGAGGTGCGCATCTACCCTCTGGTTAATCTGGAGGGAAATGGGAAGAGATCAGAATTTGTAGATATGATCAAAGAAGATATTGCACATTCAGGCAAAGTTTACATAGAAAAAGTGGATTATCGGTTCCGCAAAGGTGGGAATGAAATGATGAGGATTATAAATCTCTAA
- a CDS encoding GNAT family N-acetyltransferase: MDYFRINELQKADDLQINVKNFLFNMIRDEFGYGFIPEYHQDIKKMGRYYLDPERNTFFLAIHQDTGRIIGTIGVRAYDKDFPLFRDIYNSETTASLWRVFVDKKWRRNGVASSLVRRAEDFCRVKGYDKIYLHTQKTVKGSLDFWISNGYQIVDDTGNQLQTVHMEKKLYHFTPVCDEDEVLIFQG; this comes from the coding sequence ATGGACTATTTCAGAATAAATGAGCTGCAAAAAGCTGATGATTTACAGATTAATGTTAAAAATTTCCTTTTTAACATGATCCGAGATGAATTTGGTTATGGATTTATCCCCGAATACCATCAGGATATAAAAAAAATGGGAAGATATTACCTTGATCCTGAGAGAAACACTTTTTTCCTGGCTATACATCAGGATACTGGAAGAATCATTGGCACCATAGGTGTAAGGGCTTATGATAAGGATTTTCCACTTTTTAGGGACATTTACAATTCTGAGACTACTGCCAGCTTATGGAGAGTTTTTGTGGATAAAAAGTGGCGTAGGAATGGAGTTGCATCATCTTTAGTTCGTCGGGCAGAGGATTTCTGCCGGGTTAAAGGTTACGATAAGATTTACCTCCACACCCAAAAGACTGTTAAGGGTTCCCTTGATTTTTGGATTTCAAATGGTTACCAGATAGTAGATGATACTGGAAACCAGCTTCAAACTGTTCATATGGAAAAGAAATTGTACCATTTCACTCCTGTCTGTGATGAAGATGAAGTGCTCATTTTCCAAGGATAA
- a CDS encoding methyltransferase gives MSCYKYWEQIKSIAHALKKYGDVELNEMPLDEIIPLLDSVEVIAHDQEIDFDSAKHILDDEKMNEALQLIRKFYVGLGARLETENAREILESDDPWATLKSFHFYDRYQGLIKNENQLVKFTPQQKVVFIGGGPLPLTLILLNKLFQAQGVSVEIMPEVAELSRQVIKKLGLESQIRVVEGDETVLKEIDYTVVMVAALAEPKERVFANLWDIVDTVTPVIYRTYTGMRAILYSPVTERATRGFHKEVMILPSGKVNNTSVLIRKVV, from the coding sequence ATGAGTTGTTACAAATACTGGGAACAAATAAAATCAATAGCACATGCCCTGAAAAAATATGGGGATGTAGAATTGAATGAGATGCCCCTGGATGAAATCATACCCCTCCTGGATTCTGTGGAGGTCATTGCCCATGATCAGGAGATAGATTTTGACTCTGCCAAGCATATCCTGGATGATGAAAAGATGAATGAAGCCCTCCAGTTAATCAGAAAGTTCTACGTAGGTCTGGGGGCCAGGTTGGAAACAGAAAATGCCCGGGAAATACTTGAGTCAGATGACCCCTGGGCCACCCTGAAATCATTCCATTTCTATGACCGATACCAGGGACTCATAAAGAATGAAAACCAGCTGGTGAAATTCACCCCCCAACAAAAGGTGGTGTTTATTGGTGGAGGACCACTTCCCCTGACACTAATTCTTCTCAACAAATTGTTCCAAGCCCAGGGAGTGAGTGTGGAGATAATGCCTGAGGTGGCAGAACTCTCCCGCCAGGTTATAAAGAAACTGGGACTGGAATCCCAGATCAGGGTTGTTGAAGGGGATGAAACAGTCTTGAAGGAAATTGACTACACCGTGGTAATGGTAGCTGCCCTGGCAGAACCTAAAGAGAGGGTATTTGCCAACTTGTGGGATATAGTGGACACTGTCACCCCTGTAATCTACCGTACTTACACCGGTATGAGGGCCATTCTTTATTCTCCAGTCACAGAAAGAGCCACCCGGGGTTTCCATAAAGAGGTTATGATCCTCCCCTCAGGCAAGGTTAACAACACCTCAGTTTTAATCAGGAAGGTAGTTTGA
- a CDS encoding radical SAM protein: MDNHGYLKDLEKCQLCPWKCGVNRLRGERGVCRVLKPEIAYTGLTQVLKTFAVTLPGCSFKCIYCNAYRLSQYPDSGWIYRGHVKPHELAQEALEGFQTSFAQKMGVKKLSFTGGEPSIHTPYLEEVVINMREQIPDLEVGLATNGFCTHHTMKRLARISSYINFEIKALEMELHQAITGAPSKPVLENARWLASENLEKIRVFRTVVIPGINDGEIPKIASFIQEIDPDIPYRLVGFRPHFMLYYHPAPTRDYMQKLVKECQKIGLNNVDYSGYYPGNLIRDSSLKNGLKNTYHILNQAGCYRHPRSCGDCPENTSCPAIVLEPWTNQPLESD, translated from the coding sequence ATGGATAATCACGGATACTTGAAGGATTTAGAAAAATGCCAGCTTTGCCCCTGGAAATGTGGAGTGAACCGTCTTAGGGGTGAAAGAGGAGTATGTCGCGTTTTAAAGCCTGAGATTGCTTACACAGGACTAACACAGGTTTTGAAAACATTTGCAGTAACACTACCTGGCTGTTCATTTAAATGTATTTACTGTAATGCTTACCGCCTGTCCCAGTACCCAGACTCTGGCTGGATCTACAGGGGACATGTCAAACCTCATGAACTGGCACAGGAAGCTTTAGAAGGATTTCAAACAAGTTTCGCCCAGAAAATGGGTGTGAAAAAACTCAGCTTCACTGGGGGAGAGCCATCCATCCACACCCCTTACCTGGAGGAAGTGGTTATCAATATGAGGGAACAAATTCCAGATCTGGAGGTGGGACTGGCCACCAATGGATTCTGCACCCATCATACCATGAAGCGCCTGGCTAGAATATCTTCATACATCAATTTTGAAATCAAGGCACTGGAAATGGAACTGCACCAGGCAATCACCGGCGCTCCCAGCAAACCAGTACTTGAAAATGCCCGGTGGTTGGCTTCTGAAAATCTTGAAAAGATCCGAGTGTTCCGCACGGTGGTCATCCCTGGAATAAATGATGGGGAGATACCAAAAATAGCCAGTTTTATCCAGGAAATTGATCCGGATATTCCCTACCGGTTGGTGGGTTTCAGACCCCACTTCATGCTCTACTACCATCCTGCACCAACCCGGGATTACATGCAGAAACTGGTGAAGGAATGTCAAAAAATAGGGCTTAACAATGTTGATTACTCTGGATACTATCCTGGAAATCTGATTAGGGATTCATCACTTAAAAATGGATTAAAAAATACTTATCACATTCTAAATCAGGCAGGGTGTTATCGTCATCCCAGAAGCTGTGGGGATTGTCCTGAGAATACTTCGTGCCCTGCCATTGTTCTGGAACCATGGACTAATCAACCCCTAGAATCGGACTAA
- a CDS encoding TraR/DksA C4-type zinc finger protein produces the protein MEKSKNMIPFSEVTKFHGHVCPGTAIGYRAGEIAINELGSPRAADEEFLAIVENDSCSVDAIQVLTGCTFGKGNLIFRDHGKHVYTFLNRDTGEAIRLSLKKGLDEIGSDFDKARDKAFSDSATLDDKKNFEKQKDLVTQKIMELPAEELFKIEKVEIDIPGEARLFRSVRCAKCGELVAEHRARVEKGAVVCIPCFDDYSRN, from the coding sequence ATGGAAAAATCAAAAAATATGATTCCTTTTTCGGAAGTAACCAAATTTCATGGACATGTATGTCCTGGAACCGCCATAGGATATCGGGCTGGTGAAATCGCTATAAACGAGCTTGGATCACCGCGAGCCGCAGACGAGGAATTCCTGGCCATCGTGGAGAATGATAGTTGCAGTGTGGATGCCATACAGGTTTTAACTGGCTGTACCTTTGGGAAAGGAAATTTAATATTCAGGGATCATGGAAAACATGTATACACCTTCTTAAACCGGGATACAGGGGAAGCAATAAGATTATCTTTAAAGAAAGGGCTGGATGAAATAGGATCTGATTTTGATAAAGCTCGGGATAAGGCGTTTTCAGATTCAGCCACTCTGGATGATAAAAAGAACTTTGAAAAACAGAAGGACCTGGTTACCCAAAAGATCATGGAGTTGCCAGCCGAAGAATTATTTAAAATTGAAAAAGTGGAAATAGACATACCCGGGGAAGCCCGCCTTTTCCGTTCAGTTAGATGTGCCAAATGTGGAGAGCTGGTGGCAGAGCATAGGGCAAGAGTGGAAAAGGGTGCTGTGGTGTGCATTCCCTGCTTTGATGATTATTCAAGGAATTAG
- a CDS encoding energy-coupling factor ABC transporter permease: MHLPDGLLPLWQAAIYWILTLAVLGLYLYKLSKTEEKEKIMVNTAILAAVTIAASSISIPSPFGVPIHLFIIPLVVILLGPLSGVTVAFLCFIVQFLFLGMGGITSLGANVVTMGIVMSFSTYYFYKFTAELDDRLSVFSGTFMGIIMATIAQIIILIIAGVATLEVLLATLVPFYLFVGVIEGIINIFIILSVFKLKPEMANIEKI, translated from the coding sequence TTGCATTTACCTGATGGCCTGCTACCATTATGGCAGGCTGCAATCTACTGGATATTAACCCTTGCTGTACTGGGATTATATTTGTACAAACTTTCAAAAACCGAGGAAAAGGAAAAGATTATGGTCAACACTGCCATCCTGGCCGCAGTGACTATCGCTGCTTCTTCCATATCCATACCCTCACCCTTCGGAGTACCCATACACCTGTTTATAATACCCCTTGTGGTAATTTTGCTCGGACCACTGAGTGGGGTTACAGTAGCCTTCTTATGTTTTATAGTACAGTTTTTATTCCTGGGAATGGGAGGTATAACATCTCTAGGGGCTAATGTAGTGACCATGGGAATAGTGATGAGCTTTTCAACATATTACTTCTACAAATTCACCGCAGAACTTGATGACCGGCTGAGCGTATTCTCGGGAACCTTTATGGGAATAATCATGGCCACCATCGCACAGATTATAATATTAATCATTGCCGGTGTGGCCACCCTGGAAGTATTACTGGCCACCCTGGTGCCCTTTTATCTCTTTGTAGGTGTAATAGAAGGCATTATCAACATTTTCATCATCCTATCCGTGTTCAAACTAAAACCGGAAATGGCAAACATAGAAAAAATTTAG
- the nikR gene encoding nickel-responsive transcriptional regulator NikR, which translates to MRISMSLPRKLLEEFDAILHDRGYNSRSKGIRDALEDYILRYQWMNEMEGERTGTIAVVFKYHYTGVLNDLAEIQHDFRKQITAVMRTDIGQEYCQEIIVVRGDVKYLRDLTEKIKSLKGVQHVKLTSTVSKTNSQ; encoded by the coding sequence ATGAGAATTAGTATGTCTTTACCCAGAAAGTTGCTTGAAGAATTTGATGCAATTTTGCATGATAGAGGTTATAATTCAAGATCTAAGGGAATCCGGGACGCTCTGGAGGATTACATTCTACGTTATCAGTGGATGAATGAGATGGAAGGGGAAAGAACCGGGACTATAGCAGTGGTTTTTAAATACCATTACACAGGCGTCCTGAATGACCTTGCCGAGATCCAGCACGATTTTAGAAAACAAATAACTGCAGTTATGCGTACCGACATAGGGCAAGAGTACTGCCAGGAGATTATCGTAGTGAGGGGTGATGTGAAGTATTTACGGGACTTAACCGAAAAAATAAAAAGCCTTAAGGGTGTGCAACACGTCAAACTTACTAGTACAGTCAGTAAGACAAATTCTCAATAG
- a CDS encoding transposase, translating into MELALKTLNKLEFKKIRDIKTVLIDSTPLIIDLKFNGKYISKQTCLDKDYKRGFSTSKGHYAGFKMTLAVEYETLRPLAILIHPGSPHDTKIFDEIMHELKRRRLIRKGQLILADKGFYSTCNYLNGINKYKIVPLIFPKKKPTLEVLKDKITNPLDYFDYRNKSGAIYKKLRERLFELLPKWEDFRRTRWKIEKVFQFLKEKLGLGHIHAYTKRSVYKKAYLNVLLLGIIISYGQNEIQEIYALENFT; encoded by the coding sequence TTGGAACTCGCATTAAAAACATTAAATAAACTAGAATTCAAAAAAATACGCGACATAAAAACTGTTTTAATTGATTCAACCCCTTTAATCATTGATTTGAAATTTAATGGAAAATACATTTCAAAGCAAACATGCCTTGATAAAGACTACAAAAGAGGCTTTTCAACCTCAAAAGGCCACTACGCAGGCTTCAAGATGACATTAGCAGTCGAATACGAAACATTAAGACCACTAGCAATACTAATTCATCCTGGTTCACCTCATGATACTAAAATATTCGATGAAATAATGCATGAACTAAAAAGAAGAAGATTAATAAGAAAAGGACAACTAATACTAGCAGATAAAGGATTTTACAGTACATGTAATTACTTAAACGGTATAAACAAATACAAAATTGTTCCTTTAATATTTCCAAAGAAAAAACCAACTCTAGAAGTGTTAAAAGACAAAATAACCAACCCATTAGATTATTTTGACTATAGAAATAAGTCCGGAGCAATATACAAGAAATTAAGAGAACGATTATTCGAATTACTCCCCAAATGGGAGGATTTTCGAAGAACAAGATGGAAAATCGAAAAAGTATTCCAATTCCTCAAAGAAAAATTAGGATTAGGCCATATACACGCCTATACCAAACGCTCAGTCTATAAAAAAGCCTACCTAAATGTACTTTTACTAGGAATAATAATATCCTACGGCCAAAACGAAATCCAAGAAATCTACGCCTTGGAAAACTTCACATAA
- a CDS encoding DUF86 domain-containing protein yields MEDIIPSSSGEYSPDRVTRRALERLIQITIEAVMDVSAMLVKEMRLGLPYQEEDFLDKISGTVLNPDLVMKLRKMKGFRNVLLHGYSRIDDERVYEILTRDLGDIVEFKEAVIDFLRRN; encoded by the coding sequence ATAGAAGACATTATTCCTTCTTCATCTGGAGAGTATTCTCCAGACAGGGTAACGAGGAGGGCGTTGGAAAGATTGATTCAGATAACCATAGAGGCGGTTATGGATGTTTCGGCTATGCTTGTTAAGGAGATGAGGTTGGGTTTACCTTACCAGGAGGAAGATTTCCTGGATAAAATTAGTGGAACAGTTTTAAATCCGGATTTAGTTATGAAACTCAGGAAAATGAAGGGTTTTAGGAATGTATTGTTACATGGATACTCTAGAATCGATGACGAACGGGTTTATGAAATTCTTACTCGCGATCTGGGTGATATAGTCGAATTTAAAGAAGCTGTCATAGACTTTCTTAGGAGAAATTAG
- a CDS encoding nucleotidyltransferase domain-containing protein, which produces MIDVEKVEAILGKLQHLMEKDQDILAVIIYGSYARGEEARDVDLCLVLFPDKVGKGLDKRIEYSYYDVVDVQVFQDLPIYIRPRIIREGKVIHVKDEDMLYDVAIETSKEYELYRPKYELYLDSVAK; this is translated from the coding sequence ATGATTGATGTTGAAAAAGTAGAGGCCATCTTAGGCAAACTTCAACATTTGATGGAAAAGGATCAGGATATTCTGGCTGTAATAATCTATGGTAGTTATGCTCGGGGGGAAGAAGCCCGCGATGTGGATTTATGTCTGGTTTTATTCCCAGATAAAGTTGGAAAAGGTTTAGATAAGCGGATAGAATATTCTTACTATGATGTGGTTGATGTTCAAGTTTTTCAGGATCTGCCCATATACATAAGGCCCCGCATTATTCGAGAAGGTAAAGTGATTCATGTAAAGGATGAAGATATGCTTTATGATGTTGCAATTGAGACATCCAAGGAATATGAACTTTATCGCCCTAAATATGAGTTGTATCTTGATTCTGTTGCAAAATGA